A genomic stretch from Chryseobacterium sp. SNU WT5 includes:
- a CDS encoding cytochrome-c peroxidase: MKFTNTFLTVLALAVFSFALVLKACYPKVEQPISEDLVSVKKEILQINKDFNNQTTSFLRLMETENNSETLQTHFLRLRITYKKMEWAVEYFLPNSARFINGPAIPEIEAAENMVIEPEGLQVLEELVYPYEPENKAEVIRQLKKLLSNSGTIETHFTTISIDKAQVFDAIRQEVFRITSLGISGFDTPVSASHLEEMPVTLESIGKILTMISKNKENIALEKITKKLTAAKIFLKKNPDPQTFNYAQFLPEYLNQISALLLDFKSAEKIKDIGVVRALKKDASSFFALGAFDVNAFVPGEKYQFSAEKASLGKKLFNDPQLSKSNDRSCASCHHSEKAFSDGKVKSLSLEGGELSRNTPSLSYSAFQHGQFWDMRREDLESQTADVITNKDEMHGNLKDIADKINKNTNYVKEFNVVFGGENVDVWQIQNALASYIRSLPQFNSDFDEFMRGNPKAISEKQKEGFNLFVGKAKCASCHFIPLFNGTVPPDFSKTEQEILGIAANFHNKELDNDKGKGKFSSQIAFLQNSFKTPTIRNIEKTAPYMHNGGYQTLEQVMEFYNKGGGKGFGFKVENQTLSENELKLTYKETASIIDFMRSLNDH, translated from the coding sequence ATGAAATTTACAAATACTTTCTTAACTGTCTTAGCATTGGCAGTATTTTCTTTCGCACTAGTGTTAAAAGCTTGTTACCCTAAAGTCGAGCAGCCGATCAGTGAGGATTTGGTTTCGGTGAAAAAAGAAATTCTCCAGATCAATAAAGATTTCAATAACCAAACGACCTCATTTTTGAGGCTGATGGAGACAGAAAATAATTCTGAAACGCTTCAAACTCATTTTTTAAGATTGCGGATCACTTATAAAAAAATGGAATGGGCGGTAGAATACTTTCTACCAAACTCGGCACGGTTTATTAATGGACCTGCAATTCCGGAGATTGAGGCAGCCGAAAATATGGTGATAGAACCGGAAGGATTACAAGTCTTGGAAGAGCTTGTTTACCCTTACGAACCAGAAAATAAAGCAGAAGTCATTCGTCAGCTCAAAAAGCTACTTAGTAATTCAGGAACTATAGAAACCCATTTTACAACGATTTCTATTGATAAAGCACAAGTCTTTGATGCTATTCGTCAGGAAGTTTTTCGAATAACTAGTTTGGGAATTAGCGGTTTTGATACGCCTGTCAGTGCCAGTCATCTCGAAGAAATGCCGGTAACCTTAGAAAGTATCGGAAAAATTCTGACGATGATTTCGAAAAATAAGGAGAATATTGCTTTAGAAAAGATCACGAAGAAATTAACAGCTGCTAAAATTTTTCTGAAAAAGAATCCAGATCCTCAAACTTTTAACTACGCTCAATTTCTACCCGAATATCTGAACCAAATTTCAGCCTTACTTTTAGATTTTAAATCTGCTGAAAAAATTAAAGATATTGGCGTGGTTAGAGCTTTAAAAAAGGATGCTTCCAGTTTTTTCGCTCTTGGTGCATTCGATGTCAACGCATTTGTACCTGGTGAGAAATATCAATTTTCAGCTGAGAAAGCAAGCTTAGGTAAGAAGCTATTTAATGATCCACAACTTTCCAAAAGCAATGACCGAAGTTGTGCTTCCTGTCATCACAGCGAAAAAGCATTTTCTGATGGCAAGGTGAAATCATTGTCGTTAGAAGGTGGCGAACTGTCAAGAAATACGCCCTCTTTGAGCTATTCTGCTTTTCAGCATGGACAGTTTTGGGATATGCGGCGGGAAGATCTGGAAAGTCAAACTGCGGATGTGATCACCAACAAAGATGAGATGCATGGAAATTTAAAAGATATCGCGGATAAAATTAATAAAAACACTAATTATGTCAAAGAATTTAATGTCGTTTTTGGCGGAGAGAATGTTGATGTTTGGCAAATTCAAAATGCTTTAGCCAGTTATATTCGTTCATTGCCTCAATTTAATTCAGATTTTGATGAGTTTATGCGGGGAAATCCTAAAGCAATTAGTGAAAAGCAAAAGGAAGGTTTCAACTTGTTTGTAGGAAAAGCTAAATGTGCTAGTTGCCATTTTATTCCACTATTTAATGGGACCGTTCCACCTGATTTCAGTAAAACAGAACAGGAGATTTTGGGGATTGCCGCCAATTTTCATAATAAAGAGTTAGATAATGATAAAGGAAAGGGGAAATTCAGTTCTCAGATTGCATTTCTTCAAAATTCCTTTAAAACACCAACCATAAGAAATATTGAAAAAACAGCACCTTACATGCATAACGGCGGTTATCAAACTTTAGAACAGGTAATGGAATTCTATAATAAAGGGGGTGGGAAAGGTTTTGGTTTTAAAGTAGAAAATCAAACACTTTCAGAAAACGAACTGAAATTAACATACAAAGAAACTGCAAGTATTATCGATTTTATGCGAAGTTTAAATGATCATTAA
- a CDS encoding GNAT family N-acetyltransferase, translating to MIAFKKATENDIPLLRQLAEKSWNSAYAAILSQAQIEYMLAEMYSHSEISNQLQNPNYHYYLILNDDNTAGFIGFEFNYESATTKLHRIYLLEEFKGKGLGKKALIFLKEKVVETSDHRIILNVNKNNPAKEMYESQGFKVFKEDIFDIGNGYVMDDYLMEFEL from the coding sequence ATGATTGCGTTTAAAAAAGCAACCGAAAATGACATTCCACTTCTTCGACAATTGGCAGAAAAGTCCTGGAATTCAGCTTATGCAGCTATTTTATCACAAGCTCAGATCGAGTATATGTTGGCTGAAATGTATTCGCACTCAGAAATCTCAAACCAACTTCAAAACCCAAATTATCATTATTATTTAATTTTAAATGATGATAATACTGCAGGATTTATCGGTTTCGAATTTAATTATGAAAGTGCCACTACCAAACTGCATCGTATTTATCTTTTAGAAGAATTTAAAGGAAAAGGGCTCGGCAAAAAAGCGCTGATTTTTTTAAAAGAAAAGGTCGTAGAAACTAGTGATCACCGAATCATTTTAAACGTCAATAAAAATAATCCAGCAAAAGAAATGTACGAATCACAAGGATTTAAAGTTTTTAAGGAAGATATTTTTGATATCGGAAATGGTTATGTAATGGATGATTATTTAATGGAATTTGAACTTTAA
- a CDS encoding metallophosphoesterase: MQKTILMVTGILFALEFYVYQAFKTITNNSYLRTAYWAITVLLYLFFIYEVLNFKKTDRDHHRVQLVAGIFLVFILPKLFVTFFLLIEDFTRVIRFAFQYLGTSDHHLPDRRKFLSIMGLGTAALLSGLFLDGIIFGKYRHTVRKVKLKIKGLPASFKGYKIIQISDVHAGSFFHPEKLQKAIDMINEQNADLILFTGDMVNNYAAEFEPFVPLFSSIRSKDGKFSILGNHDYGDYGEWKSATEKAQNIPQLTALQKQAGFELLRNECRIIEKNGEKFYILGVENWGEKPFPQYGDLDKASAGVPPEAAKILMSHDPTHFDYVVKNHPSNVQLTLSGHTHGMQFGLDLKNVRWSPVQYRYKKWADLYESAGKYLYVNRGFGVIGYPGRVGIDPEITLFELS, from the coding sequence ATGCAGAAAACAATTCTGATGGTTACAGGAATCCTCTTCGCTTTGGAATTCTATGTATACCAAGCATTTAAAACCATAACAAATAATTCCTATTTGCGCACTGCTTATTGGGCGATAACGGTACTGCTCTATTTATTTTTCATCTATGAAGTTCTAAACTTTAAAAAAACAGATAGAGATCATCACCGCGTGCAACTTGTAGCTGGTATATTTTTAGTATTTATATTGCCAAAACTTTTTGTGACCTTCTTTTTATTAATTGAAGATTTCACCCGTGTTATTCGATTTGCTTTTCAGTATTTGGGAACGTCTGATCATCATCTGCCTGACCGAAGAAAATTCTTAAGTATTATGGGCTTAGGTACGGCAGCATTGCTTTCTGGATTATTTTTAGATGGGATTATCTTTGGAAAATACAGACACACTGTTCGAAAAGTAAAACTTAAAATTAAAGGTTTACCCGCAAGTTTTAAAGGTTACAAGATCATTCAAATCTCCGACGTACACGCAGGAAGTTTTTTTCATCCGGAGAAATTGCAAAAAGCAATTGACATGATTAATGAACAAAATGCAGATTTAATTTTATTCACCGGCGATATGGTCAATAATTATGCAGCTGAATTTGAACCTTTTGTTCCATTATTTTCATCCATCCGGTCCAAAGATGGTAAGTTTTCTATTTTGGGTAACCACGATTATGGAGATTATGGCGAGTGGAAATCAGCGACAGAAAAAGCTCAAAACATTCCTCAATTAACTGCTTTGCAAAAACAAGCTGGGTTTGAGCTTTTACGAAATGAGTGCAGAATCATCGAAAAAAATGGAGAAAAATTCTATATTTTGGGTGTAGAAAATTGGGGCGAAAAACCTTTCCCACAATATGGAGATTTAGATAAAGCCTCTGCAGGAGTTCCGCCAGAAGCTGCGAAAATATTGATGAGTCATGACCCAACACACTTTGATTATGTTGTGAAAAATCACCCTTCCAATGTTCAGCTCACTCTTTCCGGACACACCCACGGAATGCAGTTTGGTCTTGATTTGAAAAATGTTCGTTGGTCACCAGTTCAGTACCGTTATAAAAAATGGGCAGATTTATATGAAAGTGCGGGTAAATATCTTTACGTGAATAGAGGTTTCGGCGTGATTGGTTATCCAGGAAGAGTCGGCATTGATCCTGAAATCACCTTATTTGAATTGAGTTAA
- a CDS encoding 3-oxoacyl-ACP synthase III family protein, with the protein MPNTIIIGSGSCIPTKVIGKDYFMDSVFYTDEGDRIDKPNEEIIQKFIEITEIENRRYLEDNEYNSDLGFRAAEKAIADAKIDQEDLDYIIYASNFGEVNHDGMTNFMPSMSARVKNKLGIKNRRTVNYDMIFGCPGWVEGMILADTLIKAKKAKLILVVGSETLSRVTDEFDRNKMIFADGAGAVIVKATDEENVGIIADSTICDNHAELNFLENSPSLKKDEDRRPLYIRMHGRKIYEYALKYVPDAIKETIDKANLSIDDIDKILIHQANAKMDYAMISRLFKLYGKKTYDHAVAPMTIQQLGNSSVATIPTMFDLIKKGELENQSFKEKGNIVFASVGAGMNINAIVYRFP; encoded by the coding sequence ATGCCCAACACAATCATAATAGGTTCAGGAAGTTGCATTCCTACAAAGGTGATAGGTAAAGATTATTTCATGGATTCTGTTTTTTATACTGATGAAGGTGACAGAATCGACAAGCCTAACGAAGAAATCATTCAGAAATTTATAGAAATTACCGAGATTGAAAATCGGCGTTATCTGGAAGACAACGAATATAATTCTGATTTGGGTTTCCGGGCTGCTGAAAAGGCGATTGCGGATGCAAAGATCGATCAGGAAGATTTGGATTATATTATCTACGCAAGTAATTTTGGCGAAGTTAATCATGACGGTATGACCAATTTTATGCCTTCTATGTCTGCCCGCGTTAAAAACAAACTGGGAATCAAGAACAGAAGGACTGTCAATTATGATATGATCTTCGGTTGTCCAGGATGGGTTGAAGGAATGATTTTAGCTGATACCTTAATTAAAGCCAAGAAAGCAAAACTGATATTAGTTGTTGGTTCTGAAACTCTTAGTAGAGTGACCGATGAATTTGACCGGAATAAAATGATTTTTGCAGATGGTGCAGGAGCTGTTATTGTAAAAGCTACAGATGAGGAGAATGTAGGGATCATCGCTGATTCTACTATTTGCGACAACCATGCAGAATTAAATTTCCTGGAGAATTCGCCTTCATTAAAAAAAGATGAAGACCGTAGACCTTTATACATCAGAATGCACGGTCGTAAAATTTATGAATACGCATTGAAGTACGTTCCAGACGCAATTAAAGAAACAATCGATAAAGCCAACTTGTCCATTGATGATATTGATAAAATCTTGATTCATCAGGCAAACGCAAAAATGGATTACGCAATGATTTCCCGGTTGTTTAAACTTTACGGTAAGAAAACTTATGATCACGCAGTTGCTCCTATGACCATTCAACAATTAGGAAATTCTTCCGTAGCAACTATTCCAACAATGTTTGACTTGATCAAAAAAGGAGAGTTGGAGAATCAATCTTTCAAAGAAAAAGGAAATATCGTTTTTGCTTCCGTAGGAGCAGGAATGAATATTAATGCAATCGTTTATCGATTCCCTTAA
- the ubiE gene encoding bifunctional demethylmenaquinone methyltransferase/2-methoxy-6-polyprenyl-1,4-benzoquinol methylase UbiE, translating to MFDNIAPKYDLLNHVLSMKIDVLWRNTLVKWMNADQPKEVLDVATGTGDLAIAVQKGTGAKIVGLDLSQQMLNVGIEKMKKLNLSDQIEMIKGDAENLPFESNKFDAVSVAFGVRNFENFEVGLAELKRVVKQESSVYILEFSKVEGFLAPFYMFYFRNILPQIGKLISKDNRAYTYLPDSVNAFPFGEKMKNILLNVGFRKVEYKKLSLGIATIYKATK from the coding sequence ATGTTCGATAATATTGCTCCCAAATACGATTTACTGAACCATGTTCTTTCAATGAAAATTGATGTTTTATGGAGAAATACTTTGGTAAAGTGGATGAATGCTGATCAACCTAAAGAAGTATTGGATGTAGCGACCGGTACAGGTGACTTAGCCATCGCGGTGCAAAAAGGTACAGGTGCTAAAATAGTAGGATTAGATCTATCTCAACAAATGTTGAATGTGGGGATTGAAAAAATGAAGAAACTCAATTTGAGCGACCAGATTGAAATGATCAAAGGCGATGCAGAAAATCTTCCCTTTGAAAGCAATAAATTCGATGCTGTTTCCGTTGCATTTGGAGTACGGAATTTTGAGAATTTTGAAGTAGGTCTTGCCGAGCTGAAAAGAGTAGTTAAGCAGGAAAGTAGTGTATATATCCTGGAGTTTTCGAAAGTCGAAGGATTTTTAGCTCCTTTCTATATGTTCTACTTTAGAAATATTTTACCTCAGATTGGTAAATTAATTTCTAAAGATAATAGAGCTTATACTTATCTTCCCGATTCTGTGAATGCTTTTCCGTTTGGAGAAAAAATGAAAAATATTTTACTCAATGTCGGATTTAGAAAAGTAGAGTATAAAAAACTAAGTTTAGGTATTGCAACTATTTATAAGGCAACCAAATAA
- a CDS encoding porin family protein, translating to MAKTSFKINIIAAFLICSFANAQLFRTRDRADNREEDDVRQFSYGFYLVANNFDYKLVLDPKFGMNGQKNLVTPKSSYGFGAGLIGRLRLNENFDLRLEPALQFVERELYFNTQSNDRFAGGTPANQPFVPRVLTDADKLRTVKSTYVDIPLLLEMHGERWYNSRPYAAAGVNWMMNLQSNSKSEEDNQQGIFRSTASNFAWTAEIGIQFYFTRFKLTPGFRGTFMTNNELVADDATTPPYWTSAMSGIKTRAFMFVLKFE from the coding sequence ATGGCGAAAACCTCTTTTAAAATTAATATCATTGCCGCATTTTTAATATGCAGCTTTGCGAACGCTCAATTGTTTAGAACGAGAGATCGTGCAGACAATAGGGAAGAAGATGATGTTCGTCAATTTAGCTATGGTTTCTATCTAGTCGCTAATAATTTTGACTATAAATTAGTGCTGGATCCGAAATTTGGAATGAATGGTCAAAAAAATCTCGTAACCCCCAAATCTTCTTATGGTTTCGGTGCAGGTTTAATTGGACGATTAAGATTAAATGAAAATTTTGATCTAAGATTAGAACCGGCATTACAGTTTGTTGAGCGGGAACTGTACTTTAATACACAATCTAACGATCGGTTCGCCGGTGGAACACCAGCCAATCAGCCTTTTGTTCCGAGAGTTTTAACAGATGCAGACAAATTAAGAACCGTGAAATCTACGTATGTTGATATTCCGTTATTGTTGGAAATGCACGGCGAAAGGTGGTATAATTCCAGACCATATGCGGCAGCCGGGGTAAATTGGATGATGAATCTACAATCAAACAGTAAATCAGAAGAAGATAACCAGCAAGGAATCTTTAGGTCAACCGCGAGTAATTTCGCCTGGACTGCAGAAATAGGAATTCAGTTCTATTTCACAAGGTTTAAATTGACGCCAGGTTTTAGAGGAACCTTCATGACAAATAATGAATTAGTTGCAGATGATGCGACCACACCACCGTATTGGACATCGGCAATGTCTGGTATAAAAACAAGGGCATTTATGTTCGTTTTGAAATTTGAATAA
- a CDS encoding cell division protein ZapA, whose translation MDIRRITISIAGRNYPLNVPSAEEETLRKVGKQIDAMIKDFEQNFDVRDKQDALAMCALKLGTNAEVAQISNEKNIIASTERLSNINQILEDLEK comes from the coding sequence ATGGATATAAGAAGAATTACGATTTCCATTGCCGGCAGAAATTACCCTTTAAATGTTCCCTCTGCAGAAGAGGAAACTTTACGAAAAGTAGGGAAACAAATTGACGCGATGATTAAGGATTTTGAACAGAATTTTGACGTTAGAGACAAGCAGGATGCTTTGGCAATGTGCGCCTTAAAATTAGGAACCAATGCAGAAGTAGCCCAAATCAGTAACGAAAAAAATATTATAGCTTCTACAGAACGATTGAGTAACATTAATCAAATTTTAGAAGATTTGGAAAAGTAG
- the rny gene encoding ribonuclease Y, whose product MTTTIAVIIGIVCLIAGAILGMVFSKSGLNAKAKFIVDDAKKNAENLIEKATNQAESIKKEKHLQAKEKFMELKSQHDADIQSRDKKMQDAEKRVKDKEQKLNDDLSKAGKLEKDLDRQIADYSKKNEILERKQQELDSVTAKKVEILERISGYSAEDAKSELVEALKAEAKTKAQAHVQNIMAEAQLNAKQEAKKIVIQTIQRIGTEQAIENSVSVFNIESDEVKGRIIGREGRNIRALEAATGVEIIVDDTPEAILLSCFDPVRREIARLSLHRLVTDGRIHPARIEEVVDKTKKQIEEEIIEVGKRTVIDLGVHGLHPELVKIVGRMKFRSSYGQNLLQHSREVANIAATMAAELGLNVKLAKRAGLLHDIGKVPEQESELPHALLGMQWAEKYGENPEVVNAIGAHHDEVEMTSLLSPIIQVADAISGARPGARRQVLESYIQRLKDLESAALSFDGVSSAYAIQAGRELRVMVESGKINDDQSAQLSYDISEKIQNELTYPGQVRVTVIRETRSVNIAR is encoded by the coding sequence ATGACAACAACTATCGCTGTTATTATCGGCATTGTTTGTCTGATAGCAGGAGCAATTTTAGGAATGGTTTTTTCTAAAAGCGGTCTTAACGCTAAGGCAAAATTCATCGTAGATGATGCGAAAAAAAATGCAGAGAATCTAATAGAGAAAGCGACAAATCAAGCAGAATCCATTAAGAAAGAAAAGCACTTGCAGGCCAAAGAGAAATTCATGGAATTGAAATCGCAGCACGATGCTGATATTCAGTCTAGAGATAAGAAAATGCAGGACGCTGAAAAAAGAGTAAAAGATAAAGAGCAAAAACTCAACGATGATCTTAGTAAGGCTGGGAAATTAGAAAAAGATCTGGACCGACAGATTGCTGATTACAGTAAGAAAAATGAGATCCTAGAAAGAAAGCAGCAGGAATTAGATTCTGTAACTGCGAAAAAAGTTGAAATTTTAGAAAGAATTTCGGGATATTCTGCAGAAGATGCCAAAAGTGAATTGGTAGAAGCTTTGAAAGCAGAAGCTAAAACAAAAGCGCAGGCCCACGTTCAGAATATTATGGCGGAAGCACAACTAAATGCGAAACAAGAAGCCAAAAAAATTGTTATTCAAACCATTCAAAGAATTGGAACGGAACAGGCGATTGAAAATTCAGTTTCTGTTTTCAATATTGAATCTGATGAAGTTAAAGGTAGAATTATTGGTAGAGAAGGTAGAAATATCCGTGCTCTTGAGGCTGCGACCGGTGTGGAGATCATCGTAGATGATACACCTGAGGCAATTTTATTATCATGTTTTGATCCGGTAAGAAGAGAGATCGCACGATTGTCACTTCACCGATTGGTAACCGATGGTAGAATTCACCCTGCCAGAATTGAAGAAGTAGTTGACAAAACGAAAAAACAAATCGAAGAGGAAATAATTGAAGTTGGTAAAAGAACAGTTATTGACTTAGGAGTGCACGGGCTTCACCCAGAATTAGTAAAAATAGTTGGGAGAATGAAATTCCGTTCTTCTTATGGACAGAATTTATTACAACACTCTCGAGAGGTTGCGAACATTGCAGCAACGATGGCAGCAGAATTGGGATTAAATGTGAAATTAGCGAAAAGAGCTGGCTTACTTCACGATATTGGAAAAGTTCCCGAGCAGGAATCAGAATTGCCACACGCGCTTTTAGGAATGCAATGGGCTGAGAAATACGGTGAGAATCCAGAGGTAGTGAACGCAATTGGAGCTCACCACGATGAGGTAGAAATGACTTCCCTGTTGTCACCAATCATTCAGGTTGCTGATGCTATTTCAGGAGCGAGACCGGGTGCAAGAAGACAGGTGCTAGAATCTTATATCCAAAGATTAAAAGACCTTGAATCTGCAGCTTTAAGTTTCGATGGGGTGTCAAGCGCTTATGCGATCCAGGCAGGTAGAGAACTACGTGTAATGGTGGAAAGTGGAAAGATCAACGATGATCAATCGGCACAACTTTCTTATGACATCTCAGAGAAGATTCAGAATGAATTGACCTATCCAGGTCAGGTTCGAGTGACGGTAATCCGTGAGACAAGATCCGTGAATATCGCGAGATAA
- a CDS encoding PD40 domain-containing protein has product MLKSILIVSLTIIFGLLSAQNVIVPFNKKLSQFHNVRDFSISKDGDEAFFTIHSPNAEISQLAFIKKENNEWSEPELLPFCDSFMYLEPFLSGDGTRLFFVSDRPLDAINDQKKDFDIWYVERNNKNDVWSGPKNIGKPINSHLDEFYPSVSDNNNLYFTVDSPNGVGKDDIYFSKWEKGAYLKPVLLNENINSKGYEFNAFISKKEDFIIFTKYNEEGGQGSGDLYISKRNTNGDWEKATNLGVPINTKYMEYCPFYDEENQILYFTSKRQNLPSRKFKNISDLKNYIQENANGLSKIYMVNLKIE; this is encoded by the coding sequence ATGTTAAAAAGCATATTAATTGTTTCATTGACTATAATTTTCGGCTTATTATCAGCTCAGAATGTTATCGTTCCGTTTAATAAAAAACTTAGTCAGTTTCATAATGTAAGAGATTTTTCTATTTCCAAAGATGGAGATGAAGCGTTTTTTACAATACATAGTCCAAATGCAGAAATATCGCAGTTAGCTTTTATCAAAAAAGAAAATAATGAATGGTCAGAACCGGAATTATTACCGTTCTGCGATTCATTTATGTATTTAGAGCCATTTCTATCGGGGGATGGTACTCGATTATTTTTTGTTTCGGATCGACCTTTAGATGCTATAAATGATCAAAAAAAGGATTTTGATATTTGGTATGTTGAAAGAAATAATAAAAACGATGTTTGGTCTGGACCTAAGAATATAGGCAAACCCATCAATTCCCATCTGGACGAATTTTATCCATCAGTCAGCGACAACAATAATTTATATTTTACAGTGGACTCTCCCAATGGTGTAGGAAAAGATGATATTTACTTTTCGAAGTGGGAAAAAGGAGCATATTTAAAACCTGTTCTTTTAAATGAAAATATCAATAGTAAAGGTTACGAATTTAATGCCTTCATCTCTAAGAAAGAAGATTTCATAATATTTACGAAGTATAATGAAGAAGGCGGGCAAGGAAGCGGCGATCTTTATATCTCGAAAAGAAATACAAATGGAGATTGGGAGAAAGCGACCAACTTAGGCGTTCCCATTAATACAAAATATATGGAATACTGCCCTTTTTATGATGAGGAGAACCAAATCTTATATTTTACCAGTAAAAGACAAAATTTACCGTCAAGAAAATTTAAAAATATTTCAGATTTAAAAAATTATATTCAGGAAAATGCTAACGGACTGAGCAAAATTTATATGGTTAATCTAAAAATAGAATAG
- a CDS encoding acyl-CoA thioesterase, which yields MTNKTVFQFISEPSDVNYGGNVHGGSVMKWIDQAGYACASSWSSSYCVTVYVGGIRFYSPIKIGHIVKVEAEVIYTGKTSMHIAINVFSRNIKRKDFEKKTHCIIVFVAVDDEGNSVEVPKFIAKTEQDQQMEKYAIKLMDLRKNIEDEMKPFM from the coding sequence ATGACCAATAAAACAGTTTTTCAATTTATTTCTGAACCCAGTGATGTGAATTACGGTGGAAACGTACATGGAGGAAGTGTAATGAAATGGATCGATCAGGCCGGTTACGCTTGTGCAAGTTCATGGAGTTCTAGTTACTGCGTTACGGTTTATGTGGGTGGAATTCGATTTTATTCGCCCATTAAGATCGGTCATATTGTGAAAGTAGAAGCAGAAGTCATCTATACCGGAAAGACCAGCATGCATATTGCGATCAATGTTTTTTCCCGAAATATTAAGAGAAAAGATTTCGAAAAGAAAACGCACTGTATCATTGTTTTTGTAGCAGTTGACGATGAAGGTAATTCGGTAGAAGTTCCTAAATTCATTGCTAAAACTGAACAAGATCAACAGATGGAGAAATACGCCATTAAATTAATGGATCTGCGGAAAAATATTGAGGATGAAATGAAACCGTTTATGTAA
- a CDS encoding arsenate reductase family protein: MKKVFYLKTCGTCTKILNKYDLSDWELREIKSSPLTTEELAQMFQKTNSYEALFSRRSTQIKARNINLKTLRENDYKELLLDHYSFLKRPVFITDQEIFIGNEKNNIDNLDTFFGR; encoded by the coding sequence ATGAAAAAAGTCTTCTATTTAAAAACTTGTGGAACCTGTACTAAAATATTAAATAAGTATGATCTTTCTGATTGGGAACTTCGGGAAATTAAAAGTTCGCCTTTAACAACAGAGGAGCTGGCACAAATGTTTCAGAAAACAAATTCTTACGAAGCGCTGTTCAGCAGGCGATCTACCCAAATAAAAGCCAGAAATATCAACCTGAAAACTTTGCGAGAAAATGATTATAAAGAATTGCTATTGGATCATTATTCTTTTTTGAAAAGACCGGTTTTTATTACCGATCAAGAGATTTTTATTGGCAATGAAAAAAACAATATCGACAATTTAGATACTTTTTTCGGACGGTAA